The genomic window NNNNNNNNNNNNNNNNNNNNNNNNNNNNNNNNNNNNNNNNNNNNNNNNNNNNNNNNNNNNNNNNNNNNNNNNNNNNNNNNNNNNNNNNNNNNNNNNNNNNNNNNNNNNNNNNNNNNNNNNNNNNNNNNNNNNNNNNNNNNNNNNNNNNNNNNNNNNNNNNNcataataaaataaaaaataatagatggaaaatagaataaaagtttcaaaaactaaaataattgattaattaagaaaatttgaaaaaccttggatatgatttttgaaagatttgaattttgaaattccaaaactaatataagataaaataagaagttttaaaataaaaatctgaatttttaaaggcagaattcgaaaatcaattaaaataaagggagaagatatttttgaatttgatgaagaaagagaaaaacagtaaagcgacaccaaacttagaatttttagatcaaaacaaggaaaacaaaCAAGGAATCCTTGAATGTCAAAATGAACACTAAGagaaacttttgaaaaatttttaagaaaacagaaacacaaagaaaaccaaacttaaaatatgaaactagactcaaacagatgactaaattatgaagttattggttttgaaaattttcaaaaataattaagaaaaataaaataaggattttaagaattttaaccaaaaataatattagaagactctaaaccaaaaaagaaaaaaaaatttcctaatctaagcaacaaaataaaccgtcagttgtccaaactcgaacaatctccggcaacggcgccaaaaacttggtgcatgaaatcacaatcacacttttgcaattctgcacaactaaccagtaagtgcactgggtcatccaagtaataccttacgtgagtaagggtcgatcccacggagattgtcggcttgaagcaagctatggttatcttgtaattcttagtcaggatatcagaaatgattcttagttttaattataaaaagtaaaagaacatgaaataaatacttgttatgcagtaatggagaacaggttgagattttggagatgctctgtcttctaaatttctactttcctactgtcttcttcttcacgcacgcaggtctccttccatggcaagctgtatattggtggaccaccgttgtcaatggctaccagccgtcctctcagtgaaaatggtccatgtacatggctaatcatctgtcggttctcactaatgttggaataggatccattgatccttttgcacactgtcactgcgcccagcattcatgagtttgaagctcgtcacagtcatcccttcccagatcctactcggaataccacagacaaggtttagacttttcggatctcaggaatgctgctaattgattctagcttataccacgaagactctgatctcacggatttgaatgctctgttgtcaggagaagcAGACAAACTCGTGACCCAGgtacccaagagatatacattcaatctaagatagaatggaagtggttgtcaggcacgcgttcataggttgagaatggtgatgagtgtcacagatcatcacattcatcatgttgaagtgcgaatgaatatcttagaatagaaacaagcgtgattgaatgagaaacagtagtaattgcattaatccatcgaaacacagcatagctcctcacccccaaccatggagtttagagactcatgtcgtcaaagatacaatatgaaactgGTAAAAATGTCATctggtacatagtaagtctctaaaagtagtttttatactaaactagtgacctagatttacagaaaatgagtaaactaagatagatagtgcagaaatctacttccggagcccacttggtgtgtgtttgggctgagcattgaagcattcacgtgcataggctgcacttggcatttaactccagcttttgtgccagtttgggcgtttaactccaacttttatgccagttctggcgtttaacggcaGAATAGGGTagagaactggcgttaaacgccagtttgcgtgatctcaactcgggcaaagtatggactattatatattactggaaagcccaggatgtctactttccaacgcaattgagagcgtgccaattgggcttctgtagctccataaaatccatttcaagtgcagggaggtcagaatccaacagcatctgcagtcctttttcagcctctgaatcagattttttgctcaggtccctcaatttcagccagaaaatacctgaaattatagaaaaacacacaaactcatagtaaagtccagaaatatgatttttacataaaaactaataaaaatatactaaaaagtagctagatcctactaaaaactatgtgaaaatacccccaaaaagcgtataaaatatccgctcatcaaaaatgTTTAAAGAACGGCTGGAAAAtgttttgaaacaaaaaagttatTCGAGTTTAAAAATTTGGTgctaaaatctgaaattctgcagctATTGAATTTTTTCAAGTCTGATAAGGCTTGCGTTCGCGGACCTGTGCATGCGACAAAAGCATTGGCCACTGCCAAGGGCTCTCGCGTACACGGACACTAGCATGCGTACGCGGGCATGTATTTTCAAAGAATGTGTACGCGACTTTTAATACGCGACAGAAGCACTCTCTTCTGTCTGGGGTATCTCGTGTACGCGAGCAGGGTGCCGTGTACGCGGGAcagggcatgcgtacgcatgactcctgttttgctgaaaaataaTTTTCCTTCATTTTTAAGGGTTCTCTAGCTTTCTAAACTTCTTTAACTTCTATTTATGGTTCTTAGCTAGTAATTAGAACCTAAGACTAGCAAAGATGAGTTAGTGATTTAGTTTGGTAACttttgttttgagtttagaagatggagacttaggtttctgaagtACTCTAGATGGATTCGTTGGATAAATTGGCGGAGTACTATATTTGTGATAAATTTGAGAACTTGAGAATTGATGATGGTTATTGATGAACTGGAAACTTTGAAAGGAATGATGAACTTGTTGGATATTGCTAGTGTGTCAGGTACTATATCCTTGGGACGATAGTGTAGGACACTATATCCATGAAATAAATTATGATGATCTATTGTGTTGGTAAGTCACTATGTGCCTCGGGCAAGGATGAAATTgtgcgaaaataattttttattttgtatgaaatttgtttcaaatacgtaaatttttttaaattaaatttgtctgaaatttaattgaaaagaaatatttgatttgtctaaaatttgttcgaaaatttttttttatatttgactaaattcgttagaaatttgtctgaaataaagtatattttttgtttgaaatttgtctaaaaattaatatttttatgtttgaaatttgtctgaaatacgTTGTTTTTATGTTGGCTAATCTGTCTGAAATTCGTCTAAAATACATCATAATAGTTAGAAATCTAGCAGATAAATGCCTATTCGAAATTTGTCACAAAATCGTCTGAAAAAAATTTCGGACGAAATTTCGGACAAAATTTAATTTAGCAACAAGGCTTTTTGGGACAAAAAAAATTCGTCCCaaatttgtttgaaaaaaaaattttgtctgtaatttgttcgaaatttatttcaatttcgtcTCAAAATTCGTCCGAAAAAACCCTATTTCTAGTAGTGATGGTAGTTAATCCCACTTGTCGAGGTCGCGGTGCCAGCGTAAGAACGGTGGTTAATCCCTCTTATATTGAAATATGAAGGTTGTCGTAGTATCCCTCTCGCATAACCTTCTATGCCGCAAGattgtgccaggcactatatccttgtgTTAAGCATGCAAGTGTGCTGGGCACTACATCCACGGGTCTACAGTGTGCagagcactatatccttgggtgcACAATAGTGTACAGGACACTATATCCCTAGCGTGCCAGAAAGgctacatccgaaaggatgtgtcgggttggcatttatggactgacaagtgatatcacgagccaataggacaggcattcatcatatgcatcttctatatgtttgtttgctttgcttaaCTTCTATTATCCTAAATGAATCATATGCCTACTTGCTATTTGTTCTACTTGCTATATATGTACTTTACTTGTGCTTTACCTGTTTGCATTATTTGTGCTTTCTACTGAGATTGAGGAAGCTCGATAGGTAATGGTGAttgcgatgggatcgcatggagatTAGGCTgacgaaggctgtgggatagcaGTTTTTGTgttagttagaaatcccttaagttagattaccctgtATATGGTTTTAAGTTATATAATTCGTTAAGCTTGAATACTTGTATCAATGTGAagttttaggattgcctttggcaacccgaaaccttatatcttatctattgggcactgttaccatactgagaatctccgattctcataccatatatttttatttttcagatgcatgtCGCAACCCGCCTTGGTGAGTTTGCGAAATAGTGGCGGAGCGGAGAATCGCTTCTATCTTTTAtgttctgtttatttttatgtagTTTCTCTcacctttgtatatatataacttTGTTGCCTTAAAGGCCTATGCTTTAAACTTTGAGAGATAGGAAGTAATCTTTTTATGAAACTCTATTTTATCAGGTTtaaactagtcggcctaaactacGTGGGTTGCGTTAGTTcccttttgtgtgtgtgtgtatgtgtgtgtgtgtgtgtgtgtgtgtgtgtgtgtgtgtgtttgtgtaacttgttattattattcattaCCTTGCATATCCTAGAACTATTTGCAaggtttatttttatatatattctaCCTTGTCATTTTTGTGCTAATGcattttagttatcgtgtgtgaatgCTTCGCGCTTTGTATCTCTATTCCATGTGTCTTCAATCCTTTATtcctttcatcgggcttctagtattATTATTTCCTTCCATATATATGTTATCGTATGAGTTTTAGAACTTTCATTACACTTTGTTAACCttcgctttacggctagaggtaatgCTTAGGGTGATAGGGTGTTATAGAGGGAAATAGAAAGAAACCAGTTACAAAATAAACCCAAAATATTTCAAAAAGAAACAcgaaaaggcaagggcaaatttggaaaaagaaaccaaaaaaaGTCCCTTCACATTAAATGTTATCATGGTGCCTAGGGGAACAAACCTCCCCTATAGAAAAACAACAGACAAACCAAGAAACGGCCAGGCGGTACCCCCGACTTCGACTGAGAAATCCGGATGATGCACTCCTTGCCCATCTACGAAATGGCCAGGTGCCTCCCGAATCCCTGACCTCGACCAAGGAACCCGGACGATGCACTCCTCGCCAAGCCGCGCAAACAGAGACCAAAAGCTCCTTCAGCAATGAGACCGAGCACATTCACTCTCTCGTTCGGGGGGCAATTGTTCCAGACCCGATTTCCGAGTCCACCTAAGTCGGAGCAACCTCCGACCTGATTACCTGGGCCTGACCCCCTCCGCGCTCCAATCCAGTCATACAAAAGGAAGTCAAATGGCCTCTCAGCTATGTTCACGATCCTAATCCATACATATACCTTTTAGATCCATTTTGACTTAGATGTTGGAGTGTCTTTGTAGATATGACCCCGTTGTTCCAGTCAGACAACTCGACAACCACCTCGACTCACAAGTCTTCGATCTATCTCACTACGCATATCAGAGATTTCTAGTACATATTCCATCATAAACTTAAGGGGGTAATGGATAGATCATATCATTAAATGAATCTACCAACACGAAGCTGAAAGCCATAAATTTCACCCACCAACTCACAAAATAAAGGTCATCATCATCTTGATCTATTCAAAATCAGATTGGAGGGAATTAAATGAGATTTTTAAAAAGAATGAGCTGATCAGTTGTACAGGCTAGGGGGAGTATTAACTAGTTTGACCTTATCAataactactactactactaccacTACTACtacatcatcatcctcatcaatgCATAGCAATCAACTATTACAGCATAATAATATTGTTACGCTTATTTTTTATAATGCTACTCTATACATGACTTTTTTACTTTATACGTTtgcataaatttaaaaaaaaaataacattatcaaaataaaagtgagaaTCTCGATTCTCATATTATATATTGTATATACTCCTTTTCTTCTTCCTGATTCATTAATTCATGCCACGGGCTAAAGTCTATAGGCTCCTTTTGCATGTCATAGAAGGTTCCCTTGAATAATAATCCTTTACCTTAGTCAAAAACATGACAAATCTCATGCATCACACATTCCCCGTTTCACCATTCACACTTTTTCTCACTTATTATTATTCCCCGTCGTACTATTTCCGCATTCATTTGCCATTTATAAATCACTGCATTGCATGTCTTTTCACAGCCAATCCATAACCTTTTCCCTTTCAGAACACTAGAAGTACACATATATACAAGGTAGCTAGGATGATGAAGCATGCGGCTATGGAGATAGAATCAAGTGACAAGGGTTCTTTGGGGCCAGGGTTGAGCCCTCTGAGTGAGACTCTTTGGAGAGAAAAGACAAACACAGAGCTCATTGGAGACGTCTCGGCCAGGCTGACATGGAAGGACTTAACTGTGACTGTCACACTCAGCACGGCGGGTGAGACGCAGAATGTTCTAGAAGGTCTAACTGGCTACGCTGAGCCGGGGACCTTCACTGCTCTCATGGGGCCGTCTGGTTCCGGAAAATCTACCCTTCTTGATGCCTTGTCCGGTCGCCTCGCCGCCAATGCCTTCCTCTCTGGGACCGTTCTTCTCAATGGTCGCAAAGCCAATCTCTCTTTTGGCACTGCTGTAAGTAGTTTCATTATTTCTTTAGTTGAATAGGGAAGCCTAAGTTAAAAGATGCTGTTTTGCTTCAGTATTCTTGCACCAAGTGATTTGTTTGGTTTACATTTTCTATCTTTATGTGTTGAAGATTTCGTAAAGAAATAGGAAAAAACaatggaattttttttttcattcttttataaATTATAGAAATAAAAATGCAAATCAAATATatccttgttttttttttttataaaagttgTGCAgtaatttttttcattcttttgttATTTGAAATATGATACTATTATTCCTTATATTTAGACATATTGATAAATAGAGAAACAGAGGAAGTAATGAGTACATGTCTGGTTTGATAGAAACTAATTTCATAGCTTTGGATTTTCTTAAGTTAAAACGTAATAAATTTAAAACTCTCTTAAGAAAGTCTCCCTGAATCCCTAAACAGTGGCATGAACCACAAACAAAGATTCTGAGTTTGATATGAGTCTATACTGtcttttatattttcatgttgttataaattattaattaattaagcatCATTACACAGAGGTTCCAAtcataaatatatataacttTTTAGTGATGTAATGTGATAATGTATAGTTGAACTAGATAGTGTAAGAAAATTGAATTAACCTTAGGTAATTTGTTAAAGTCTTAATTCTTATAAGTTAGAAAATTCAATCCAAATAGTAGGACTATGTAAATTACCGATTAAATCCATTTGAAGCCAAAAGTATGGATATTGTTGCTAAGAGGTAAGAAATGTTATGAAGGTATAATTTTGGTTAAAATGCAGGCTTATGTGACACAAGATGACAACTTGATTGGGACACTAACAGTGAGAGAGACGATTTCATACTCTGCTCAGTTGCGGCTACCGGACAAGATGTCGCCGTCGGATAAGGAAGCACTTGTTGAGAGCACCATAGTGGCAATGGGGCTTCAGGATTGTGCAGACACTGTGATTGGGAACTGGCACTTGCGAGGGATAAGCGGTGGAGAAAAGAGAAGGGTTAGCATTGCCTTGGAGATCTTGATGAGGCCTAGATTGCTCTTCCTTGATGAACCTACAAGTGGACTTGACAGGTTCACATACCCTTAGTTTTACTTCTTGTTGGGATCCAATTGTGCTTGTTTTCATGCTTAATATTGGGTTtctaaatttgtcaaaaaaaTTACTAAATAGTCAATATTTGATTTAAAAGATACAAAAACTAATAAATGTTTTAGAATTTGACATTTGTTTTAAAAAGTAAGTTTGGTCGGTTCAATACCAAAATAAAAGACTAACACAGAATTGGCTTATTATATGAATTTTATAGATAAAGTTTACCTTTATTTTCACCGTCTAATCAAATAGACAGTTTAGAAATATTTTATTAGCTAGTGAATACTGATTTAATACATGGTAAGTATACCTTTCGTAAGGGAAGGTCTATTCCTCCAAATTCAAGGAGAAACAATTTAATGTCTTCAGTCAAATAAGTCATTTATAGTTTCTACCTACTTTAGTGTGAGTGATTAATTAGGTGTCAGATTCGTATTTATATTGTAGGTAGGTAACATTACGTGATCCAGTTGATGTATTATGAAGTACAATTGTTCAAACCATGCTTCCTAAATGGGAATTTTGTGTTTTGTGGCAGTGCATCAGCTTTCTTTGTGACTCAAACATTACGTGCCTTGGCAAGGGATGGAAGAACCGTGATAGCTTCTATTCATCAACCTAGCAGTGAAGTTTTCGAACTATTTGATCAATTGTACTTGCTTTCTGGGGGTAAAACTGTCTATTTTGGCCACGCTTCTGCAGCATATGAGGCAATAAACTTAAACTCTGCCGCTGTATCCACtcttgtatttttaaaattttttttttctaataaggttttgctaataataataataataaaataagtatATCTACAGTTCTTTGCACAAGCTGGATTTCCATGCCCTGCTTTGAGGAACCCATCAGATCACTTTCTTAGGTGCATCAATTCTGACTTTGACAAAGTCAAGGCCACTCTTAAAGGCTCCATGAAACTCAGGGagctttttttataaatatatattaacatACAATATACATATGAAAGATAAGTTAAACAACAACTGATTTGATGATTAATTTTTAGTATTGATATAGCATTTTTGAACTGCTCCCAATCTCCATTTCATTTAGAGGCACTTATCAGATCTCTAACCTTTTGTGTTacctttaatttttcttattataaAACTCATCataataattttctttaaatgAGACGTGTTATTTgtacatacttttattttatgcATTAACAAATGTGATCAATCAGTTTGAGGCAAGTGATGATCCCCTTGATAAGATAACTACTGCTGAAGCTATCAGAACTCTCAATGAGTACTACCGAACTTCTCAGCATTCTTATGCTGCAATACAGAAAGTGGACGACATATCCAAAATTGTAAGTTCTAGTTTCTGTGATTCAAGATATGTAGTTGAAATTCATCAAACTTTGCATTCTCTAAGTATACATAATATGTGGTTCAGAAGGGAACCGTGCTCGATGCCGGAGGAAGTCAGGCTAGTTTCTTCAGGCAGTCATACACTTTAACCAAGCGCTCGTTGATTAACATGTCAAGAGATTTTGGTTACTACTGGCTTAGGCTTGTAATCTACATTGTGGTCACTATCTGCATTGGAACCATTTATTTGAACATCGGCACAAGCTATGACTCAATTCTGGTATTTGCGTTTCAAAAATGTTATATGCACATCAAAAACAAATCATAATATAAGTGttgtttaacttattttcaacctgtatttttcaaaatatattttataaagatGACTGATTTGGTAATTGATTTTTTGTGTATCCTAGCATGGTTATTGTCATTTAGTATTTGTGAGTCATACGCTCCATTTTCTTTGATCTGTTATTTTTGGTTGATGCGTTTTGTATGTTGTTTGGGGCACAGGCAAGGGGCTCATGTGCATCTTTTGTGTTTGGTTTTGTAACCTTCATGTCAATTGGTGGATTCCCGTCGTTTGTTGAAGACATGAaggtaattaattaattcaatttaattccattTCTTCCCTATGATATCATAATGCCTTAATATGAGTGAGTGATTATTATCTGTGTGCTTTTAATTGCAGGTTTTCCAAAGGGAGAGGCTTAATGGCCACTATGGCGTGACAGCATTTGTGATCAGCAACACGTTATCCGCTATGCCATTCCTGATGCTAATCACCTTTCTCTCGGCTACCATTTGTTACTTCATGGTTCGCCTGCATCCCGGCTTTTCACATTATGTGTTCTTTGTCTTGTGCCTTTTTGCTAGCGTTATGGTGGTAGAAAGCTTAATGATGGCCATTGCTAGTGTTGTCCCCAACTTCCTCATGGGTATCATAACTGGAGCAGGGATTCAGGTAATATTAAGGAACCATTTTTTTGTGGTCTAATATCAGctaacttttttaaaattatctactttatttaaattataaatgtaAACTTTAAAGTTGACTAATGTTGATTCTCTATATTTTCTCGTTCCGTAAATCCAAAACAatgctcttttttcttttcattacaaAATTCCAACACCGTATTTCATTGTTTTGTAATCTTAGTTTTCCTCTTAATTTACACTGCGTTCTCCTATTCATACTCTTTTATTTTACCTCACTTATAAATATTTGAGTGTTGTGTGTAATAACACTATAAGTTTTGGCATATTGTTAATGTTACTAATAATATTTCTTcctgttttctttaattttttaaatatcagGGTATATTCATGTTAGTCTCTGGCTTCTTTCGGCTCCCACATGATATCCCAAAGCCATTTTGGCGCTATCCAATGTCATATATAAGTTTCCATTTTTGGTCACTACAGGTACAACTACCTAGCATTAGTACAAATCATTGTTAGTTGATCATAATTAAATGAATTTGTGCTGCTTCTATGGTTCAATTTGATGAAGAAAACAATGAACTTATTTTCAGGGACAATACCAAAATGATCTGAGGGGCTTGCTATTCGACAACCAATCGCCGGACCTTCCCAAAATACCGGGCGAATACATCCTGGAGAACGTTTTCCAAATCAATGTGAACCGGTCGAAGTGGATCGACCTAGGGGTGATCTTCAGCATGATTCTCGTGTACCGCATCATCTTCTTTGTGATGATTAAGGTCAATGAGGATGTCACTCCTTGGGTCAGAGGTTACGTAGCAAGAAGGAGAATGCAGAACAAGAATATTGCTCCTGATGCTCTCACTCAATCTCCATCACTGAGAGCATATGTTAATAGGGACACTCGTAGAAGGTAGAGAGTAGAGAAGAATTTGCCTATGTTTGGTGAAAattaatgaaaagaaaatgaTGATATCATAGTCTGAATCAACAGCAAAAATAGCTTTTACCTATCACGACATAATATTGGCTTTTGTGATgtggttatttatttatttatttgttctaAGTGATGTGGTTATTTGTTATTAGGGTGAAGAATATTTTTTACTAGAAAtttgtcaaaaaattttaaatatttttaaattttatttattatatattttataataaataataaaaacatattacatattattttcttattgtaattgaatttatatatttctctcatctctctctttttttatctctcattttttcatccattttatctcttatgtatatatatatcattattaacgactaattataaatttgataatCAAAATATATAATATGATGTTCTCtaattacaattaaaattaaaattaaaatataatgatattatattactaatttaataatcaaaatgtgtcacatgatattgtgttattaaaattgagatcaaatatttatttacaaaattaataaactcccttctTCCATCCTCTTAATTATCTACTTATCTctccttttctatttttctctatCCTTCCCACTCTATACATAACTTatagtttatattttatattactaatttgacaaACGAAAATGTATTACGAGTTATTCTTTccttacaattaaaaaaaaaattctctNNNNNNNNNNNNNNNNNNNNNNNNNGTTGTAATTAATAATTAGAATCTAAattcaattattttaaaaaaagattattttgagttaattttataaatattaatataaatcttttatactagtatctaattatattttcatatatagagagaaaaatattatttttaaataataaatttgaaaattaattatttttatttacacaATTGACTTAATACCTAATCATATGTAAAAGTATACACATTGaattctttcaaattttagataataaatgttaaaattaattattagtaaaaaattaaactgtttaatatgaaaataataactaaaaagcttattattttatttttttatctgcaTGCGGAGACCTTAATCTTCTTAGCCAACGAAGACTTTTGTCTCCTATGATCTTTCTGTAAAAATTGTTTGTGTTCTATAAATCTTTTCTGCTATAATCTATAAATATCAAGACAAAAGCTGacgaaatttcaaaaaatttatattttcgtAATGTTATTACAGATAAAAAcactaattttatttattttaattttattccaaaaTTTTTTGTTCACATCAAATATATGATATTCTTAACAAActaattttttcaataaatttagaattaatttaataatttcatAATAAGAACCTCCAATACAAGAAAT from Arachis ipaensis cultivar K30076 chromosome B09, Araip1.1, whole genome shotgun sequence includes these protein-coding regions:
- the LOC107619419 gene encoding ABC transporter G family member 11-like isoform X2 codes for the protein MMKHAAMEIESSDKGSLGPGLSPLSETLWREKTNTELIGDVSARLTWKDLTVTVTLSTAGETQNVLEGLTGYAEPGTFTALMGPSGSGKSTLLDALSGRLAANAFLSGTVLLNGRKANLSFGTAAYVTQDDNLIGTLTVRETISYSAQLRLPDKMSPSDKEALVESTIVAMGLQDCADTVIGNWHLRGISGGEKRRVSIALEILMRPRLLFLDEPTSGLDSASAFFVTQTLRALARDGRTVIASIHQPSSEVFELFDQLYLLSGGKTVYFGHASAAYEFFAQAGFPCPALRNPSDHFLRCINSDFDKVKATLKGSMKLRFEASDDPLDKITTAEAIRTLNEYYRTSQHSYAAIQKVDDISKIGTVLDAGGSQASFFRQSYTLTKRSLINMSRDFGYYWLRLVIYIVVTICIGTIYLNIGTSYDSILARGSCASFVFGFVTFMSIGGFPSFVEDMKVFQRERLNGHYGVTAFVISNTLSAMPFLMLITFLSATICYFMVRLHPGFSHYVFFVLCLFASVMVVESLMMAIASVVPNFLMGIITGAGIQGIFMLVSGFFRLPHDIPKPFWRYPMSYISFHFWSLQGQYQNDLRGLLFDNQSPDLPKIPGEYILENVFQINVNRSKWIDLGVIFSMILVYRIIFFVMIKVNEDVTPWVRGYVARRRMQNKNIAPDALTQSPSLRAYVNRDTRRR
- the LOC107619419 gene encoding ABC transporter G family member 11-like isoform X1, with the translated sequence MMKHAAMEIESSDKGSLGPGLSPLSETLWREKTNTELIGDVSARLTWKDLTVTVTLSTAGETQNVLEGLTGYAEPGTFTALMGPSGSGKSTLLDALSGRLAANAFLSGTVLLNGRKANLSFGTAAYVTQDDNLIGTLTVRETISYSAQLRLPDKMSPSDKEALVESTIVAMGLQDCADTVIGNWHLRGISGGEKRRVSIALEILMRPRLLFLDEPTSGLDSASAFFVTQTLRALARDGRTVIASIHQPSSEVFELFDQLYLLSGGKTVYFGHASAAYEFFAQAGFPCPALRNPSDHFLRCINSDFDKVKATLKGSMKLRFEASDDPLDKITTAEAIRTLNEYYRTSQHSYAAIQKVDDISKIKGTVLDAGGSQASFFRQSYTLTKRSLINMSRDFGYYWLRLVIYIVVTICIGTIYLNIGTSYDSILARGSCASFVFGFVTFMSIGGFPSFVEDMKVFQRERLNGHYGVTAFVISNTLSAMPFLMLITFLSATICYFMVRLHPGFSHYVFFVLCLFASVMVVESLMMAIASVVPNFLMGIITGAGIQGIFMLVSGFFRLPHDIPKPFWRYPMSYISFHFWSLQGQYQNDLRGLLFDNQSPDLPKIPGEYILENVFQINVNRSKWIDLGVIFSMILVYRIIFFVMIKVNEDVTPWVRGYVARRRMQNKNIAPDALTQSPSLRAYVNRDTRRR